From the genome of Phyllostomus discolor isolate MPI-MPIP mPhyDis1 chromosome 12, mPhyDis1.pri.v3, whole genome shotgun sequence, one region includes:
- the LOC114510801 gene encoding olfactory receptor 5A2-like has protein sequence MRCYRSTLQNMTNLTAVSVFLLRGFSAVPELQLLSVVAFLFLYVAAILGNISIVAAVTLDAHLHTPMYFFLKHLSLVDICSLSTTLPRALLAAMLGSGDISLLACASQLFAFVSLGSTECFLITSMAYDRCLAIYRPLVYRVVMSHTACVCLVAVAWVGGLLFSTFHTANTFSLPFCGPLVIDHFFCDIPPIMRLACANADAHEAAGFAVSGCVIMSCFALTVLSYVRILATVARIRSVAGRWKAFSTCSSHLATVMLFYGTGSSAYMRPSAHSSPLQARLAAVFYSILTPTLNPLIYSLRNKDMQGALRKLYLQVPF, from the coding sequence ATGCGCTGCTACCGGAGCACCCTCCAGAACATGACCAACCTCACAGCGGTATCTGTCTTCCTCCTCCGGGGCTTCTCAGCTGTCCCTGAGTTACAGCTGCTCAGTGTGGTcgctttccttttcctttacgTGGCTGCAATTCTGGGAAACATCTCCATTGTGGCTGCTGTGACCCTTGATGCCCACCTGCACacgcccatgtacttcttcctcaagCACCTTTCCCTGGTGGACATCTGCTCCCTGTCCACCACCCTGCCCCGGGCCCTACTGGCCGCCATGCTGGGTTCTGGGGATATTTCCCTCCTTGCATGTGCTTCCCAACTCTTTGCCTTTGTCAGCCTTGGGTCCACAGAGTGTTTTCTCATCACGTCCATGGCTTACGATCGTTGTCTGGCCATCTACAGGCCCCTGGTATACAGGGTAGTTATGAGCCACACGGCCTGCGTGTGCCTGGTGGCAGTGGCCTGGGTTGGCGGGCTCCTTTTCTCCACCTTCCACACAGCCAACACCTTCTCCCTACCTTTCTGTGGCCCCCTTGTGATTGACCACTTTTTCTGTGACATCCCTCCAATCATGCGCCTAGCCTGTGCCAATGCGGATGCCCATGAGGCTGCTGGATTTGCAGTCAGTGGCTGTGTCATCATGAGCTGCTTTGCCCTCACCGTCCTATCCTATGTCCGCATCCTGGCCACAGTTGCTCGGATCCGCTCTGTGGCCGGCCGCTGGAAGGCCTTCTCCACATGCTCTTCCCACCTGGCCACCGTGATGCTGTTTTATGGCACTGGCAGCTCTGCCTACATGCGGCCCAGTGCCCACTCCTCCCCGCTACAAGCACGCCTGGCTGCTGTCTTCTACTccatcctcacccccaccctgaaCCCACttatctacagcctgaggaacaaggaCATGCAGGGGGCCTTGCGGAAGCTCTACCTGCAGGTGCCATTCTAG